The following coding sequences are from one Manis pentadactyla isolate mManPen7 chromosome 13, mManPen7.hap1, whole genome shotgun sequence window:
- the FGF1 gene encoding fibroblast growth factor 1 isoform X2 codes for MAEGEITTFSALTEKFNLPPGNYKKPKLLYCSNGGHFLRILPDGTVDGTRDRSDQHTDTR; via the coding sequence ATGGCGGAAGGGGAAATCACAACCTTCTCAGCCCTGACCGAGAAGTTTAATTTGCCTCCGGGGAATTATAAGAAGCCCAAACTCCTCTACTGCAGCAACGGGGGCCACTTCCTGAGGATCCTTCCAGATGGCACAGTGGATGGAACAAGGGACAGGAGCGACCAGCACA